The Macrobrachium nipponense isolate FS-2020 chromosome 8, ASM1510439v2, whole genome shotgun sequence nucleotide sequence GATtagcgaactctctctctctctctctctctatcagaacGTTTGCTCTTCAATTCACTCTGCTTTGCATTCTTTTACTATTCTTTATAAAATTACAAGAATGTGAAGCATGAAAAAGATAGGTAGttacataaacaaatacatagatacacagaatgatagattaatggatggagagagagaggtttgcatTTGAAGAACGTTTCATAATAAAGGGATAAACAGTTGTACCAAACACTCGCAACTACTTttattcagaattattattaaatgaaatataaattacataGACGGAGAGCTTCTGGGCTTTGGacgaataaaagtaaattttttggcACGAATAGATTTTACCCCCAATGTTCGGCAAAGAAGGCTTACCCTATCTGGGAATATTATGTGGTTGTTCCGATCGTGCGCTATGAGGACCGCCCAATAAATACCTGTTACTTTTTTCTCATTCTGTATTTACCTTCCTGGAAATTCACTATTTTCACTCGGCACTGCAttggaaaaaacaaataataaagttatttgtgtgtgttgttCCTAGTTATAATTTAGTTTTAGAGAATACTTTTACATTTTTAGGAGGCCTACATTGTATTTGagttacaggatttttttttggggggaggggggcctttGTTTTAAAGAGGCTGTATTTATTCAACATAATCTGTAAGTATATTTTATAGGCtccattattatcatattatttgcatattattGTTTCCGTACTTTaacaaagaattttgttttttatataaccCGTAGACATACCTTGAAGACTGAATATTGTATCAATCTTCGGTTTTCTGTATAAAAAGTTTGATGTGTCAGCTCGTAATGATTTCGTCAAATCTGTTAGCAGCTTTTATCCTCACGAATTTATTTTATTCGTGTCCTTcccctcatatatataaaagcaaattgaACGTGAGGGTAACGAGGTGTCGTGTGTAAGAGAAGTTTGTTCGCTTTTAGAGTGAACTGAATTTTGGCGTTAATTAAGGCCACGGAATTTTTCTCCAACGTCATTCGTTTACCGGGAAGTGAGACACTTTCCAAATACAAGAGTGTTTTCGACCtgaagaagaaaacctgaagttctGGAACATTTTTCATCGAATCTTGGATGTGATTGTgatgctgacgtctcctgaatttcatgTGCATCGGTTTGATTTTCTGTTCcctcatatttgtttatttgtcatcTTTTCCTTTAACTTGTGTCTATTTCTGCCTCTTGATTCACCTTCAGAGGCCTCTTGGATTTATAATCTCAATGTCAATAACTGTTTTCGGCTAAAAATTTACAGTTAAAtcgaactaaaaataaatatttttttttacagacagaaATAAAGTTTGCTTCACCACTGAAGCTTCAGAACTTACGTCACTCACAATACAAAGTTTTTGAAGTAGTCGGATCTCCTATTATGGTGGGCGAAGATAGCGTTCCTCCTCCACGCTAAGGTTCTTTTCCAAAGTTTTTATCTTCCGGCCTGATTTACGATGAAAATGCGGGGCTGCGGTCTTTCTCTTTCATGTTGTTCAACTAAAAAGATATGGAGTATGACCTTATGTTGATTCCAAGCAGATATTTGGtcataaacatctctctctctctctctctctctctctctctctctctctctctctctctctctctctctatatatatatatatatatatatatagtatatatatatatatatatatatattatatatatatatatatacatatatatatatatatatatatatatatatatatatatatatatatatatatatatatatatatatatatataatatattaatatatttatataagaataaaatatatatattatcataattaatattatattatatataatttatatatggttTAATGGCCAAATATCTGCTTGGAGAACATAAGGTCATTTTTACTCCTATCTTTTTAGTTGAACAACATGAAAGAGAAAGAGCCGCGGCCCCGCATTTTCATCGTAAAGAGGAGGGGACAAAGATGCTGGAAAATTCCACATTCTTTTCGTATCGTTACCTTCGAGTTGTGGaagacgacacacacacacagatatatatatatatatataatatatatatatatattatatatatatatatatatatatatatatatatatatatatatatatatatatatatatatctgtgtgtgtgtgttgtgtcgtCTTCCACAACTCGAAGGTAACGATACGAAAAGAATGGAATTTTCCAGCATCTTTGTCCCCTCCTCGGATCTCCATAAAGTTTATGCTGACATCAGAGCCCTGGAGACCATCATGCATGAATtccccatttttttcttcttcttctttttacttctTCAAGATGTTTGAAATCTGCTGCATAGCTGGGTGAGGAATGGCAGATATTTCTCTAAGGGCATTCCTGCTTTAtatctttcaatttccttttttatgcaCGGTAATTATCGTTCATTAAACAATTCTTTTTGTcgtttcatttatgtaaatattcccTTTCCCCACCCAGTTtgctctctcgttttttttattacacatttCTTTGAAAAATAGCTTGCATCTCTGACCTTATTGATTTCCAATACttgcattcttcttctttttcattttgactccgtcgtgtttttttttttatcagctgaaCGCTCAAATATCTGTGTGATTCTATATTGGCTATGTGTTTCTTTGCAGACGACAGTTTTCACCTATTTGGAAATTCTCATGTTTTCTTCacctttctcattttctttgctaTTCTTAATCTACCGGTGGTCTACATGTTGGTATTGAATAAATTGATCAGTAGCTTTTTCGTAACGGCATTATCTACAGAATTTGTCCTCCCTCTAGCTAAAAGGAAAACCAAATTTATTATCTTGGTCACATTTTAgacaattctttttatgtttagcATATTCAGTGACCTGATAATATTCCAAAacattggaactctctctctctctctctctctctctctctctctctctctctctctctctctgtatctttcaATGTATGATATGATGATTTTGAAATCTAAGAAGTCTGTAACCATATATTCCAGCCTTAATTCCAAAATACTAACTTCTTTGTCGTTAGTTTTTGTATATGTAATTACCCTATACGTATGGAAATAGTGTTCTGACTCTGTGAACTATAAAAGCTTACTtaccacagcaaaaaaaaaaaaaatattggaaaatatttaacaTGGTATTAATCATGGGCTCTGCAATGAATGTCATTCTCAACTTGGTAGCATCGTTTCATGACATTTCAAAATGGCACTAATAAGAACTCTGCtgatcacttatatatatatatatatatatatatatatatatatatatatatatatatatatatatatatacatatatatatatatattatatatatatatatatatatatatatatatatagagagagtggagagagaagagagagagagagagagagagagagagatgagcactAGAAATATTTCGCCATACTCAGGAGCATTTTCCTGTTATATATCCGGTGCCCCTTCCAACCCCTGGGTAGCAAAACTTACTCCTGGTGACATGTGGCAGCGAGAAGTTCAACTTAATTCCAGCAGAAATGAGctttaaaataattcaaaaaGAGTTTCAAGGCCGTAAGTGGCTTAGTGTGGGGGAGTTTTGCGTTGGGAGTCAACATATTTACACCTCGAGTAAGGTTTCTTGCttccaaaatttaatttttctctcggATATGCgacgagaaagagaggaaaatgtttGTAagttctatacacacacacacacacacacacacacacagatatatatatatatatatatatatatatatatatatatatatatattatatatatatatatatatatatatatatatatatatatatatatatatatatatatatatatatatatatatatatatatatatatatatatatatatatattatatatatatatatgtatatagacatatatatatatatattagatatatatatatatatatatatatatatatatataatatatatatatataatatatatatatatatattatatatatataatataatatatatatatatatataaagaaagagagagagagagagagagagtggtatttttaaacatttgtcAACTTTCAATATTCAAGTTTGCTCCTTGTGCTTAAAGATTATACCCAGTCATACGTCACTCTGCCCATCATTTTTAATGACAGATTGATAATGCCGAGAATTCATATTTAACAGATGAACCATTGCTGGAAACTATAGTCGAtatttttaaacctggcaaacttgcacttagctgcttgtcgctgattggatgaatgtcgtgttgtccgaatctctcagttttgttttcagtctgtttcagtattgtgattatacggccatagattgagataagagccaaattgtGTAATGTTATGCAAacaccagttgtaataaacttaagtattaagaagttacataccaaattattatataatagttaacagttatgaaacacactctccgaagctgtagacttgaaatatgtttcaaacgcatgaactttaatgtttatttaaatttctagctagattttcaGTGCAATCATGCTattggttgtttgaaaaaaaaaaaacatattcattgtacattgctgatgttgtataacgcctaagaactaaatactatcgtagaaatgtaagcttgtcagaaaatttggggtggaggagttgtgggaggaacagcctcgggattgacagaaagttgacgtactcttagcgggaggttcaaatgcgggttgtggtgttcttgtcttcataaaataataaagatgtttatatatcataatgtttacattttttgcatttcaaaagtactgctcacggaatgtcattaatgttttaggatatgtataaagttgctgttgctgtccccttaatgatttctttcattgtcttgctagggccctgtgaagtgaaatattgaaaaaaaacattcattattatattacggcactgactAGTAAGCCTACTGCCAACAGctgtatatgcctggtgtttgaagcgccttcatctctgctttgttccatatcgacttttgtggccatggctgaaataggtaggtgaaatcgacgacagtgagccaactactcgatagccgattctaagctgattgatgatggcggtgtgtgcagaCAACTCGCtggctgttcctttctcaactcctccaccccaaatgtttcggcaagcttacattttctacgatagtattttggtcttaggcgttatacaaccttcagcaatgtacaataaatacgttgtGCTTTTTCCCAAACCACTAATGGcacgattgcgctaaaaatctagctagaaatttaaacattaaagctcatgggtttgaaacatatttcaagtctacagcttcggagagtgttgtttcataactgttaactattatataataatttggtatgtaacttcttaatacttaagtttattacaacaggtatttacataacattacacaatttggctcttatctcaatctatggccgtataatcacaatactgaaacagtgaaaacaaaactgagagattcggacaacacgacattcatccaatcagcgacaagcagctaagtgcaagttaagtgcaagtttgccaggtttaaaaaaatcgactatactTAAGTTTGACGTTAGTTATAGCCTTGCAGCATGGCCAGTTAACCGTTGGGTTCCCGCtactacagttatatatatatatatattatatattatatatatatatatatatatattatatatatatatatatatatatatatgtgttgtatagtattatattatgtatatatagtatatatatatatatatatatgtatatatatatatatatatatatatatctatatatacgtatatacatatatatatatatatattatatattatatatatattatatatatatatatatatatatatatatatatatatatatatatatatatatcgataatacatagatatataggtatatatatatatatatatatatataatatatatatatatatatatatatatatatatataatatatatatatatatatacagtggtaccctTGAGATACGAGATTAATTCATTCAGGAACTGGGCTCGGAACTCGTAAAACTCGTCTCTCTAAtcaatttttcccatttaaattaaCTGAAATGTATTTAATCTGTTCCAGACCTATGAAATATACCCCCAAACCATtcgtaaataatgaaaaaaaaacacacatataaatgtagaaatattagtacaaaaaataattatacagtaattatattttagtaatgaatagaattaaagtaaaataaagaaaagaaaatttaatttaatttctaaaaCCTTGGTGACAGTCGCGTGCGGGCGGCTTAGGGAGGCGAGTGACGGAGGGGGAGGGCCTGGACGGCTACATTAGTCGTTACGTAAACAGGAATtctaacagaaaatgaaaaatgaacattaaaatgtaaactaaaactgcaGTTTCACTTGCGCTTTTCTTGTAAGTTACTGAAAGAGGTTTGCTTTTGCCTCCCTTTTAGTAAAAATGTTACGGAAAATTTAGCAATGAATAACAAAGTTACGTAACACAACAAAAAGTTAAGAACACGTAATCTTACCTTGCTGACAGGCGAGTGCGGCTGCCTAACGGAGTTgagtggcggaggaggaggaggaggagggagcagggaggggctagtcccgttacgtaaacagcattttttcgaacacaaaatgataacattaaaatgtaaactaaaactgcatttccttgactttaataaaaatttgcactttccttaacttaaatttgaaaaaatactacggtaaatgcactttaaacttaaaacttaacctaagcgatacgtaagtttaatcagcacttgttttctgccttttagaatcacttttggcactttcatttgcgcttctctttaacaaaaatttatccaAAGAGCTTTGCTTCTGCCTCCCTTTTAGAATGTTTCCGGAAATGAGTCAAACAAGTGTCATTAATAACGCTGAGCACGACTAGTCGAAAACTTTTTTCTGgatgtttctgttcaatgaaaCTCGAAAGTGTTTCCCACATTGCTAACATGTCTTTAATTTGACTTGTAGGAATCACTTCCTCCGGCTCTTCCTCCCCCTCGCTACTGCTACTAATCTCTTGCAGGGCCTTAGTATGTTGCATCACCTGCAGCTCCTTCAACTCCTCAATTGAGAGTTCCTCCTCATGTTCCTCGTCGAGTTCGTTGACGTCGCCCTCATCTACCTCCAGACCCATTGACTTTCCGAGGGACACAATCTCCTCCACCGTTGCTTGGGGTTCGAACCCTTCGAAGTCCCTCTCTGAAACAGCATCAGGCCATAGCTTTTTCCATGCCGAGTTCAAGGTTCGTCTCGTTACCTCTTGCCATGCCGAGTCAATGATACGTAAACATACGACGATATTATAATGCtctttccaaaactctcgaaGGGTAAGCTTGGTGTTCTCTGTCACCTCAAAGCATCGGCGGAACAAATGCTTTGTGAAAagctttttaaaatttgcaatgACCTGCTGATCCATTGGTTGCAGGATGGAAGTCGTGTTGGGTGGGAGGTAGAAGACTTTCACAAACTGGAACTCCTCGAGAATGTCATCTTGAAGACCAGGTGGGTAGGGCCGGAGCATTATCCAAAATTAATAAGGCTTTCAGTGGGAGGNNNNNNNNNNNNNNNNNNNNNNNNNNNNNNNNNNNNNNNNNNNNNNNNNNNNNNNNNNNNNNNNNNNNNNNNNNNNNNNNNNNNNNNNNNNNNNNNNNNNNNNNNNNNNNNNNNNNNNNNNNNNNNNNNNNNNNNNNNNNNNNNNNNNNNNNNNNNNNNNNNNNNNNNNNNNNNNNNNNNNNNNNNNNNNNNNNNNNNNNNNNNNNNNNNNNNNNNNNNNNNNNNNNNNNNNNNNNNNNNNNNNNNNNNNNNNNNNNNNNNNNNNNNNNNNNNNNNNNNNNNNNNNNNNNNNNNNNNNNNNNNNNNNNNNNNNNNNNNNNNNNNNNNNNNNNNNNNNNNNNNNNNNNNNNNNNNNNNNNNNNNNNNNNNNNNNNNNNNNNNNNNNNNNNNNNNNNNNNNNNNNNNNNNNNNNNNNNNNNNNNNNNNNNNNNNNNNNNNNNNNNNNNNNNNNNNNNNNNNNNNNNNNNNNNNNNNNNNNNNNNNNNNNNNNNNNNNNNNNNTGGGCATTTAGGCAAATAAGTCATTTTCTGTGGATAATATTTACTTGCTAAATTATGACAGCAGGACTTATCTGCTTGATATTCCCTATTGTGGCTACATATGGCAAAAATGTTTACTATACTAAAACATGGTTTGAGATGTCACCAAAAGTCGGTGGTCGTTTGGCAGTCTGGTTGCAAGGAAGGTAATAACTGCAGATGCTTTTAATTGCACGATTACACGCAACGTGTGAGCTGCGTATAACATACTCTGCAAGCCGTGTATCGCTTGTGTCTTTCTGCCTACTTGCATTGCTTTATTTGCTTTGTTATGCTGGGAGCTGTGCGATTTCCGTTGATGCTGCTTTGATATTAAAGGTGTTAAAaaacctttgtttatttatttatttatttgattatttttaagtaAAGAAACCGTAGCtttatttactaaaattctaATTTCTGTCACTTCTTCGGAGCCTGTCTGCCAGCGTGGATGTCTGCTTTGCTCTGCTACCGGTTGTTCAGAAGcttgtgaatatttgaaaaattattgtcatcattattattattattattccttctcCGAGATCTTACGCTTAAGACAGATGATACCAGCAGTACTTGGCTGATTCCGGGCCGAGTAACTTCACTCCTTCctgcgcaatttttttttttttttatctcctgcgATGTTAAGTAGGGAAAGCTAAGTCTGTAAAATTTTCAACACACTCCTgtaagatactctctctctctctctctctctctcctctctctctctctctctctctcttcctttgcagaaaaaaaaatagcgattGTAATTTCGTGTGGTGAACAAGCTAAACAAAACGGATTGTAGaatacttcaaaataaaattgttggaactctctctcatcctttcctTCGTAATCATGTTGATAATTTTCAGGTTTGTTATTATTCCAGTGCTATGAAGTAATTAAGAAATGTTTTCTGTGACGCAATGTGCGATATCCATCATCTAAATCTAAACTCGTTTTGTTTCATTGCAGTTACACCCACTGTGCGGGAAATTAACGCTTCAAGAATAATTTGTTGAATATACACTCGtaagtggtgatatatatattatatatatatatatatatatatatataaatgtatatatatatatatatatatatatatatatatatatatatatatatatgtgtgtgtgtgtgtgtgtgtgtgtatgtatgtatgcatgcatgcatgaataattaaatcacgaaaatttggaacgggataatatatatcaattatatatatatataaatattaaattaattataatattatatatatatataaatatatatcatatattatatatatacatatatatatatatatatcttatatgataatatctgatatctagatatatatatatataatatatatagtatatttatttaatatacattagtattatatatatgatatatatattaataataatttatatatacatatatattattagactataatatatatatatatattataatattatattatatatcgagacgaggagagagagagtaggagagagaggagagagaagagaggtatgTGTTTATGTGAGTTTTTTCATCATAGAAGAGAAGTTCCTAGAAGGTGTTTGCCTTCTAATtctctgtaatttttatttatttttatttatttatttttctggggGGATAAAGTTGCTAGCTTATACCATTACTTCACTCTGCAGTACCACCCGGGTCGACCAACTGCCTGGTACTTAATTCCCAGCTTAGGTCGACAGAGCTACATTTAAATGGGCCATTCCTAAATCGTCTCCTGTTACAGGAATCACACCTGGTCTACTGATTTCGTCTTGTTGTTCCTCGTCATGCGTTTCGATTTCGATCACTGGTCTATGTCTGTCTGTTAGACTGCAGTGCATTATGATTACAGGCTTTAAATCTTTCAGTGAATCAGTTGCATATTTCCCTTAATGAGTTACATTCATCAAATTTACATCTGGCTAATAAGGTCGCATggaaataattatatacaagttTAATTCTTTTGGATAATTAGGATACGTAAGTGTTCGTCGTTAAAGTTTCAGTTTATAGGTAGCTCTTCTATTATAATGTGTTATTATGATTGTCTCTTGATATCcagtaaattaatttatatatatatatatatatatatatatatatatatatatatatatatatatatatatgtgtgtgtgtgtgtgtgtgtgtgtgtgtgtgtgagtaaatatatacatatatatgtgtgtatatatcttcaTGATCGTCATCACTCCAACGCCTTATGACACAAAAGGCCACTGTGCAGTACCTCCACTTATATCTTTCCTGTGCTTTCAGCTAAGAGCTTGTTAGTCGTCCATGACTAGCCTCATGGGGCGGTTGTAGCAGCAAGAACCCACTCGGATACCCCACAATCGTTCGTCGCATAACCCTACTacgtaaacaaagaaaacatgccATTAACATTTTAGAGAAAAATGGGATAGCTAGTTGAAAGAGAAAACAGGTTTTGTAAGGAAATTTTGCAAATGATGTCATAAAAGTTCTGCAGAGCCCCAACCTGGTCTGTCACAATCGGGTTTAAAATTTTGCTGTGATATTTTCTTTGAACTTCAAATTGAAGCACACTTACCACGTCTGGCACGAGAAGTCCAGCAGCTCCAGTCGTTTTGAACTGAATGTTGCCAACCCCAACGTTGCCAACTAGCATTTACTCTCAATTCAAGATTCCCACAGCGTCTCCGCGTCACATGCATGAAAAAACACAGGGCAGTGTTTCAAGAACACTTGCCGTTGCCACAACAGCCTCTTAATTTAGTTACGCTATAATCCAAGTTGACTCTCTTTGTGGTAATGTCCATCTCATAGAAATGATGttatcaaaattataattattattttcctgaCAACCTTATATCGTTcacacaaattattattaatatattcagcAAATGAACACTATTTATACGGAACAAGCCCCAGGggtcattggcttgaaattcaagattctgaagaaaatggtgttcatatgaaaacaatgacaaaatgtaatacgaaatgcagaaagaagaaatcagttacagcaggaaaatgaaactgaatataaTTATACAAACGCGTGTTAAAACTCAAAATGTTAGTGTGGAGCGAAAACTTGACGCACAGTGAGGCCCCTCGACAAATTTCTCTCCTAAACCCAACTATACGTTGGTGGATCTGCGTAAAATCAAGAATGCGCCCATCCCGCCCGTCATTTACGACCAATATTCTCTGCAACGTGGTGACAATATACGTGGCACCTTTGAGAAAagacttttctctcccttttcatATGTAACTTccatcgttttttatttttatttataacataaggtaatgttgctctctctctctctctctctctctctctcccacttacCCATCaaagacttttaaaaaatcaattatacGGGAAGCGTGGTGAAGTTTGGGAAATTTGTAATCTCGGGGGTGTGATAGTTACGGGCTTGAGCTTGGCAGTAATAAGTGTTTTGACGCCTTGACAGAAATAGCACAGAGGtgggtggggtgtgtgtgtggtggtagtGGGGGGGGGGCGCGAAAGGGAGGTTGTCAGGCGTCAAATGGGCCACATCGACTTTCAGTCCGCGTTCTCAACAGAGGGGATGTGCGTACTACTGACACGCAGACAAATGAATTTTGGTTATGATCTTAccctttatttacaaaaaaaaagaaaaaaaaacacatatttaaACAGACGGTTAAAACCACTGAGGATTTGGTAGTTATTCCCACGGAAGAGATATTCATTAAACTGAAGCATTAGCCACAGTGAAAAGGCGATTAGCGGAACTAGATGAATACAGGGATTATCAATtacgtttataaaaaaaaatcactgcagATTCTATAAATCCCCAATTTACGCGCTAACTGAGACTAAAAGCATGACATTTCTCAAAAATTGTTCAAATCTAATACTACactcaaacaatatatatatatatatatatatatatatatatattgaaggctggtgttccttctttggtcattctatcttcttccgttgtacctaaaggttggtgtaacagcagttgtttttactttgcttatttttgggggggtttttaatgttgtttaattgtcttttaagaatcctgtgtatttttagtattattaattattattttgtcattttgccgacctgatgatgcacatagtcatgtgcgaaacgtttctcaatgaataaatcttcttttaaaacatccatgtgtcttcggctttcctgaattgatgtttgaggatcatagtgcagatagtatataaatatatatatatatatatatatatatatatatataatatatatatatatatatatatatatctatatatatatatatatttatatatatatatatatatatatatatatatatatataatatatataaatatatatatatacacacacacacacacacacacacacacatatatatatatatatatatatatatatatatatatatatatatatatatatacatatatatattatatatatatatatatatatatatatatatatatatatatatatatatatatatatatatatatatatatatatatatatatatatatacattgtttgtGAGTGTAGTATtggatttgaaatatttttgagaaatgtCATGCTTTTAGTCTCAGT carries:
- the LOC135223153 gene encoding tigger transposable element-derived protein 1-like, which produces MLRPYPPGLQDDILEEFQFVKVFYLPPNTTSILQPMDQQVIANFKKLFTKHLFRRCFEVTENTKLTLREFWKEHYNIVVCLRIIDSAWQEVTRRTLNSAWKKLWPDAVSERDFEGFEPQATVEEIVSLGKSMGLEVDEGDVNELDEEHEEELSIEELKELQVMQHTKALQEISSSSEGEEEPEEVIPTSQIKDMLAMWETLSSFIEQKHPEKSFRLVVLSVINDTCLTHFRKHSKREAEAKLFG